In Seonamhaeicola sp. S2-3, the genomic window AAACAGTTTTGCAACTGGTGCTAAATTTTGTAACAATTCCATATTGTTAAAAGACTGAGCAATATCAAACCCATCAATACCTAAATTTACATCAAAAGTTGGTACTTTGTTTTGGGTAGATACGTTACCAATTATAGCTAAAGAGCCATCAAATAGGCTAGAAGTTACATTTTTTAAAGTAGCCTTTTGGTCTTTAATAACAAGGGTTCCTGACACCTCTTTTAAGTTTAAATTATCATAAACAACAGTGTTGGCTTTGGCGTTTATAGTACAATCTAAAAAAGCAGGTATTTTTAGAGATTCTTCTTTTGTAGTTTCATTTTCTTTGGAAACCGATTCGTCTTCGGTCATAAAATCACTTACCTTAAATAAGTTTGAATTAATATCAAAGTTGCCTTTTAAAGTGTTATTGCTTAATAAAAATCCTAACAGGTTTGTTATTTTTCCAGTAGCATTAATATCGCTCTCACCTGTTTTGGCTTTAAAGTTATTTAGCGATACAGTTTCAGGGCTAAAACTCATGTTAGCTGTAGAAATATGTATAGGGTTTATGACATCTTCTGATGAAAAAATAAAATCAGAAATACTTACAGAGCCGTTGCTTTTTATGCGTTCGTAGGCATTGGTTTCAACAGCATTCATATCAAAAGAAGTGTTTATGTTTCCTTTTAAAATACCGCTTAAAGTTTTATCAAATTCTATAGGATAAACCTTACTGATATTAGCCAAATTTAAAGTGCCATCAATATGAGCGTTTACCAACATGTTTTTGGTTATATTTTTTAAAGTAGCGGATGATTTAAATACATCTTCATCAATTTTAAAGTTTAATTGTTTAATGTCAACATAAGTGTCATCAACATTTCCTGTGGTATTTTTTATTGAGGTGTTAATTGAAATTTGCTCAACACGTTTTGGTAAATTAGGATATTTAAACGATGCGTTGTTTGATGTGATATTAATATCTAAATTAGGAATTGTTTCGTCAGAGCTAAGTCCTTTAACAATACCTTTTACATTAAAGTTTCCGGTAGTAACAATATCATCTAAATTTTCGGTGTATGCTTTAGGCATTACAGCAAGAAAATCTTTAAAAGAAGCCTGAGGGTTTTCAAAAGTAATATCAATTTGCTGACCATTTTCAAGCAGTTGCACAGAGCCATCAAACTCAATAGGTAATTTGTTTATAAAGCCAATATTATCTTTAAAAGTATAGATGTTTTTTTCTAAATCTAAACCAATAACGGCATCAAGTGTTACAGCATTGTTTTGTAGGTAATTAATGCTGTCCATTGTAAAACTAATGTTGGTTTCACTTTTTGTATCTATTTCAGAAGTTTCAGCCGAAAATGTACCGTTTCCACTATGGTTAAATTCTGATAGGTGTATAAGCATATTAGAGGCTTCATCTAAATAAGTTAAAGCACTATTTTTTATGCTGTAATCTTCAATGCTAAACGAAAAACTGGCACTTTCTTCAGTGCTAGTTTCGGTTTCGGAACTATCAGATTTTACAATATCGTAATTAGTGTTGCCAAATTTATCGGTTTTTAAAGTTAAAAGTGCTTCATCAATTTTAAAAGAACTTACCACAATTGGTTCTTCATCTGCTTTTTTAAAAAGCTCTTTAATAGGCATTGTAAAAGCTATGTTTTTTGCTGTAGCAAGGGTTTCGTCTTTAAAGGGCTCAAAATTGGTGATAGTTAAATCTGAAACACTAACTCTAGCCTGTGGGAAACTTTTAATAAAGCTAAGACCTACATCACTAAATTCAACTTTTGCATTAAGATTTTGATTGATGTAGCGTTTAACTATCTCTGTTATTTGAGATTGAAAAGCAAATGGAATAGCTATTAAAAGAGCTATTATAATGAGAATGATAATTCCGAAAATTTTTAAAGCTTTCTTCATATAAGTTCTTTTTAATAAATATACGTTAGTAGTAATGATTTAGTTGGAAAATATAAAAAATTAACCCAAATTTAATCCCAGTTATAGCAGATTAATTTCTTCGTTTACTTTTAATTTAAACCGTTTTCTAAATATATAAACTCCTAAATAAAGAAAAGGAGTATCAGAAACTGCTACCAATACTTTAAAAAGAAATCCAGAGATTAAAAGTCCTAGAAATTTGTCCCAATGAATAATATCAAACAAACATAAAAGACCTACTACGGTAAAAGTATCTACAAATTGAGAAAACCAAGTAGAAAAATTATTTCTAAGCCATAAGTGTTTTCCTTGGGTTAAGCGTTTCCAGAAGTGATAAATTTGAATATCTACAAATTGAGCAAATAGGTAAGCCATCATGCTAGCAAAAACAGCAAGTATTGTATTGCCAAAAACAGTGTTAAATATGTTGTTATTTACAGGAGACCACGGCGTTGCAGAAACCAAACTAGCTACAGAAACAATTAATAATGAAAAAAACGAAGCAAAAATACCTGTAATTACAACTTGATTAGCACGTTTTTTACCATAAATTTCACTAATTAAATCGGTAATTAAAAAAGTGAGCGGGTAAGGTAATATGCCTACTGAAATTTCAAAAAGTTTGCTTCCAAAAACTTCCACATCTACCGGATACCAATAAAAGAATTTTTGAAAAATTAAATTTGAAACCACCAACGACGTAATAAAAAGTGCTCCTAAAAGCATATAAATTCTTTGGGCGGCTAGTTTGTCTTTAAGTTCCATGCTTATTGTGAATAAATACCTTTTGTAAATATAAAAGAAACCATTTACTTTTTATTATTTTGCTTTTTCTATG contains:
- a CDS encoding AsmA family protein, which codes for MKKALKIFGIIILIIIALLIAIPFAFQSQITEIVKRYINQNLNAKVEFSDVGLSFIKSFPQARVSVSDLTITNFEPFKDETLATAKNIAFTMPIKELFKKADEEPIVVSSFKIDEALLTLKTDKFGNTNYDIVKSDSSETETSTEESASFSFSIEDYSIKNSALTYLDEASNMLIHLSEFNHSGNGTFSAETSEIDTKSETNISFTMDSINYLQNNAVTLDAVIGLDLEKNIYTFKDNIGFINKLPIEFDGSVQLLENGQQIDITFENPQASFKDFLAVMPKAYTENLDDIVTTGNFNVKGIVKGLSSDETIPNLDINITSNNASFKYPNLPKRVEQISINTSIKNTTGNVDDTYVDIKQLNFKIDEDVFKSSATLKNITKNMLVNAHIDGTLNLANISKVYPIEFDKTLSGILKGNINTSFDMNAVETNAYERIKSNGSVSISDFIFSSEDVINPIHISTANMSFSPETVSLNNFKAKTGESDINATGKITNLLGFLLSNNTLKGNFDINSNLFKVSDFMTEDESVSKENETTKEESLKIPAFLDCTINAKANTVVYDNLNLKEVSGTLVIKDQKATLKNVTSSLFDGSLAIIGNVSTQNKVPTFDVNLGIDGFDIAQSFNNMELLQNLAPVAKLFQGKLNSTINISGNLDDEFSPELSTVSGMALAELLTTKVNANKGELFNALESSLNFIDFDKLDLNDVKTQLEFANGGVNVKPFELKYEDIAITVSGSHKFDQTLSYNAVFNVPAKYLGSEVNRLIGQINSEETNNISIPVTANIGGSYTSPTVKTDLQSAVSNLTKQLVEIEKQKLVNTGKDKVKDLLGGILGNQNTKNTDSINETATEKTDSTKTIKDEIKNVLGGLLSKKKKDTNN
- a CDS encoding queuosine precursor transporter codes for the protein MELKDKLAAQRIYMLLGALFITSLVVSNLIFQKFFYWYPVDVEVFGSKLFEISVGILPYPLTFLITDLISEIYGKKRANQVVITGIFASFFSLLIVSVASLVSATPWSPVNNNIFNTVFGNTILAVFASMMAYLFAQFVDIQIYHFWKRLTQGKHLWLRNNFSTWFSQFVDTFTVVGLLCLFDIIHWDKFLGLLISGFLFKVLVAVSDTPFLYLGVYIFRKRFKLKVNEEINLL